In a single window of the Arcobacter sp. CECT 8986 genome:
- the poxB gene encoding ubiquinone-dependent pyruvate dehydrogenase, producing the protein MNDSIAMYFAKLLKEVGIKRIWGITGDSLNGLSDSLKKLGEIEWIGTRHEETAAFAAGADAKVSGKIAVCAGSSGPGNLHLINGLYDCQRKGVPVLAIASHIPSSEIGSGYFQETHPEELFKECSVFCELITNPEQMPNILETAIRQAILKNGVSVIVIPGDTMLSPMPDNSKLLWNEPRLPKVLPDERDIIELAKILNENEKVTFMCGAGCIDSHDEVVKLAQLLNAPIVHALGGKEYIEGNNPNSVGMTGLIGYESGYYAMENSDVVLVLGSRFPYKAFYPENAKIVQIDLNPESLGRHTQLDLGMVGDIKSSLEMLIPRIHRKENNSFLKSALKHYRKTVENFDKLASGNSKSGLIHPQYLTKLINKHASEDAIFTCDVGTPTVWAARYINMNGKRKLIGSFNHGSMASALPQAIGAKVSSPNREVIALCGDGGFAMLMGDFLTLVQHKIKAKIVIYDNSSLGFVAIEMKAGGYLYDNTELENPDFSAIAKAAGVKSFRVEKPEELENTIKEFLQYDGAALLDVTTAKQELTMPPKINFDSARGFGIYMIRAIINGKGDELIEVAKENILR; encoded by the coding sequence TTGCAGCAGGTGCTGATGCAAAAGTTAGTGGTAAGATTGCAGTTTGTGCAGGTTCTTCTGGTCCTGGAAATCTACATCTTATAAATGGTCTTTATGATTGCCAAAGAAAAGGTGTCCCAGTTCTAGCAATCGCATCTCACATTCCTTCAAGTGAAATAGGAAGTGGTTATTTTCAAGAAACACATCCAGAAGAGTTATTTAAAGAGTGTAGTGTTTTTTGTGAATTAATTACAAACCCTGAACAAATGCCAAATATTTTGGAAACTGCAATTAGACAAGCTATTTTAAAAAATGGTGTAAGTGTAATTGTTATTCCAGGTGATACAATGCTCTCACCAATGCCAGATAATTCAAAATTATTATGGAATGAACCTCGTTTACCAAAAGTATTGCCAGATGAAAGAGATATAATCGAGCTTGCAAAAATTTTAAATGAAAATGAAAAAGTAACTTTTATGTGTGGAGCAGGATGTATTGATTCCCATGACGAAGTAGTTAAATTAGCTCAACTTTTAAATGCACCTATTGTTCATGCTCTTGGAGGAAAAGAATATATAGAAGGTAATAATCCAAATAGTGTTGGAATGACAGGACTTATAGGGTATGAATCAGGATATTATGCTATGGAAAATTCTGATGTAGTACTTGTTTTAGGTTCTAGGTTTCCATATAAAGCTTTCTATCCTGAAAATGCAAAAATAGTTCAAATCGATTTAAACCCAGAATCCCTAGGACGACATACCCAACTTGATTTAGGAATGGTTGGAGATATAAAATCAAGTTTGGAAATGTTAATACCAAGAATTCACAGAAAAGAAAATAATTCATTTTTAAAAAGTGCATTAAAACATTATAGAAAGACAGTTGAAAATTTTGATAAATTAGCAAGTGGAAATAGTAAAAGTGGATTAATTCATCCTCAATACTTAACAAAACTTATAAATAAACATGCAAGTGAAGATGCAATATTTACTTGTGATGTGGGTACTCCTACGGTTTGGGCCGCAAGATATATAAATATGAATGGAAAAAGAAAACTTATAGGCTCTTTTAACCATGGTTCAATGGCAAGTGCTCTTCCACAAGCAATTGGCGCAAAAGTAAGTTCTCCTAATAGAGAAGTTATTGCTTTATGTGGGGATGGAGGTTTTGCTATGCTAATGGGAGATTTTTTAACACTTGTTCAGCATAAAATAAAAGCAAAAATTGTTATTTATGATAATAGTTCTTTGGGATTTGTTGCCATTGAAATGAAAGCTGGTGGCTACTTATATGATAACACAGAGTTAGAAAATCCTGATTTTTCAGCCATTGCAAAAGCAGCTGGAGTAAAAAGTTTTAGAGTTGAAAAACCAGAAGAATTAGAAAATACGATAAAAGAGTTTTTACAATATGACGGCGCAGCCTTATTAGATGTGACAACAGCAAAACAAGAGTTAACAATGCCTCCAAAAATCAACTTTGATAGTGCAAGAGGATTTGGAATATATATGATAAGAGCTATTATAAATGGTAAAGGTGATGAATTAATAGAAGTAGCAAAAGAGAATATATTAAGATAA